From the Billgrantia sulfidoxydans genome, one window contains:
- the tolQ gene encoding protein TolQ, which translates to MSIPHLIMSASTVVQLVMLILVIGSILSWVVIFQRTFVLRRARRAHQSFEERFWSGVDLNELYRETPSEQETQGAEHVFRAGFREFNRLMAKTKSADAILDGVQRSMRVAWSREEERLTLHLVFLATVASASPYIGLFGTVWGIMGSFQSLSMAQQATLATVAPWIAEALIATAMGLFAAIPAVIFYNRLSSETDRMLGKYEDFAEEFHSILHRNLQGRSEAGAA; encoded by the coding sequence ATGTCAATACCACACCTGATCATGAGCGCCAGCACCGTGGTGCAGCTGGTCATGCTGATCCTGGTGATAGGTTCGATTCTCTCCTGGGTGGTGATTTTCCAGCGCACCTTCGTGCTGCGTCGGGCACGCCGGGCGCACCAGTCATTCGAAGAGCGCTTCTGGTCGGGGGTCGACCTCAACGAGCTCTACCGCGAGACACCCTCCGAGCAGGAGACCCAGGGCGCCGAACATGTCTTCCGCGCCGGTTTTCGTGAGTTCAATCGCCTGATGGCCAAGACCAAGAGCGCCGATGCCATCCTCGACGGCGTTCAGCGCAGCATGCGTGTCGCCTGGTCGCGGGAGGAGGAGCGCCTCACCCTGCACTTGGTGTTCCTGGCCACGGTGGCCTCGGCAAGCCCCTATATCGGCCTGTTCGGCACCGTGTGGGGCATCATGGGCTCGTTCCAGTCGCTCTCCATGGCCCAGCAGGCCACGCTGGCCACCGTGGCGCCGTGGATCGCCGAGGCGCTCATTGCAACCGCCATGGGCCTGTTCGCCGCCATCCCGGCGGTGATCTTCTATAACCGCCTGTCGTCCGAAACCGACCGCATGCTGGGCAAGTACGAGGACTTTGCCGAAGAGTTCCACTCCATCCTGCATCGCAATCTGCAGGGCCGCAGCGAAGCCGGCGCCGCCTGA